One Pasteurella dagmatis DNA segment encodes these proteins:
- the rpsO gene encoding 30S ribosomal protein S15 yields MSLSTEKKAAIVAEFGRDAKDTGSSEVQIALLTAQINHLQAHFAEHKKDHHGRRGLLRMVSRRRKLLDYLKRTNLELYTSTIARLGLRR; encoded by the coding sequence ATGTCTCTAAGTACAGAAAAAAAAGCAGCAATTGTTGCTGAATTTGGTCGTGATGCAAAAGATACTGGTTCATCAGAAGTGCAAATTGCTTTATTAACTGCACAAATCAACCACTTACAAGCTCACTTTGCTGAACACAAAAAAGATCACCACGGTCGTCGTGGTTTATTGCGTATGGTTTCTCGTCGTCGTAAACTTTTAGATTACTTAAAACGTACTAATCTTGAGCTTTATACTTCAACTATCGCTCGCTTAGGTTTACGTCGCTAA